One part of the Sebastes fasciatus isolate fSebFas1 chromosome 8, fSebFas1.pri, whole genome shotgun sequence genome encodes these proteins:
- the pcmtd2b gene encoding protein-L-isoaspartate O-methyltransferase domain-containing protein 2, whose product MGGAVSAGEDNDDLIDNLKEAYYIRSDLVERAFRAIDRADYYLDEYRDNAYKDLAWRHGKIHLSAPCIYSEVMEALDLHPGLSFLNLGSGTGYLSTMVGLILGPFGVNHGIELHPDVIDYAYQKLESFIKTSDSFDKFEFCEPSFVVGNCLEIPPESRQYDRVYCGAGVQKEHEDYMKNLLKVGGILVMPLEEKLTKITRTGTNSWETKKIISVSFAPLMLPKHSTTRKPKTVPLPKYEVRTLQELARICIRHTLRVTTDGGDSQSRGRGSSFSVGRGLAVAGLHKYGPRFKRRRVHRRHCNALVLATRQVVASSGIGPAPLDSNDNQGGIPEDEEEAGEREARRQIRASRRAGRGPGGVVEEEETVEEEDEEEEQEEEEEKETGELLRPQPAVNVLRERILGLPLPEPLKMYLLYYREK is encoded by the exons ATGGGTGGAGCTGTAAGTGCCGGTGAGGACAATGACGACTTGATTGACAACCTGAAGGAGGCTTACTACATCCGCTCAGACCTGGTGGAGCGGGCTTTTCGAGCTATCGACCGGGCTGACTATTACCTGGATGAATACCGGGATAATGCTTACAAG GACTTGGCATGGCGGCATGGAAAGATCCACCTGTCTGCTCCGTGTATCTACTCTGAGGTGATGGAGGCTCTGGATCTCCACCCTGGCCTCTCCTTCCTCAACCTCGGCAGTGGGACGGGCTACCTCAGCACCATGGTCGGCCTCATATTGG GACCATTTGGAGTGAATCATGGAATAGAGTTGCATCCAGATGTGATTGATTATGCCTACCAGAAGCTCGAGTCCTTCATCAAAACCAGCGACAGCTTTGACAA ATTTGAATTCTGTGAGCCGTCCTTTGTCGTGGGTAACTGCCTGGAGATTCCTCCAGAGAGCCGTCAGTATGACAGGGTGTACTGTGGGGCGGGGGTGCAGAAGGAGCACGAGGACTACATGAAGAACCTGCTCAAGGTGGGGGGCATCCTGGTGATGCCTCTTGAGGAAAAG TTGACCAAGATCACCCGCACAGGAACGAACAGCTGGGAGACCAAAAAGATCATTTCTGTGTCCTTCGCTCCTCTGATGCTGCCTAAACACAGCACAACTCGCAAACCCAAGACTGTCCCACTAC CCAAGTATGAGGTACGGACGTTACAGGAGCTGGCTCGTATCTGCATCCGCCACACCCTCAGAGTGACCACAGACGGAGGAGACAGCCAATCACGCGGCCGAGGTTCCTCGTTCAGCGTAGGCAGGGGTCTGGCAGTGGCCGGGCTCCATAAGTACGGCCCTCGCTTCAAACGCAGACGCGTCCACCGGCGTCACTGCAACGCCCTCGTCCTGGCCACGCGTCAGGTGGTGGCCAGCAGCGGTATCGGCCCCGCTCCTCTGGACAGCAACGACAACCAGGGAGGAATAccggaggacgaggaggaggccGGAGAGAGGGAGGCGAGGCGGCAGATAAGAGCGAGCAGGAGGGCGGGGAGAGGACCAGGAGGggtggtggaagaggaggagacggtggaagaggaagacgaagaggaggagcaggaggaggaggaggaaaaggagaccGGGGAGCTGCTCCGACCCCAGCCGGCCGTGAACGTCCTTAGAGAGAGGATACTGGGCCTGCCGCTGCCCGAGCCTCTGAAGATGTACCTGCTGTACTACAGAGAGAAATGA